A section of the Miscanthus floridulus cultivar M001 unplaced genomic scaffold, ASM1932011v1 os_2471, whole genome shotgun sequence genome encodes:
- the LOC136534983 gene encoding uncharacterized protein isoform X1, whose amino-acid sequence MASAAPAPRTPSCRRSAHPVIPRCLTSLARNLEIATSHRDRAMVQRYPTPRSPPPARRSSLVSITSRSGSSSSKRHTQAEAATPSPHRRLDLGVRCPDPADMRPRRGESQTTEPGYMLSLPASTLFDFTILIWFVSKVPAVMVVAAGVLLPSSCRSVSLKGIKKGRGITTSYYTQKNPTEGTPHENSYRRNTVCTMIGEVAKERNFSKACWRRRLESSVSEMVGEVAKEGNFSKACWRRRLESSVSGCSFTQDFSFSIYSPSFMLQKGHMEGLGWFFYLPTAISLESFIVIFQKSHMEGCALNHNYRPVRLGWFGL is encoded by the exons ATGGCCAGCGCCGCTCCGGCGCCAAGGACGCCGAGCTGTCGTCGGTCTGCCCACCCTGTGATCCCACGATGCCTCACCTCGCTCGCTCGCAACCTTGAAATCGCGACATCACATCGCGACAGGGCAATGGTCCAGCGCTACCCCACGCCCAGGTCTCCGCCGCCAGCTAGGCGCTCGTCGTTGGTCTCCATCACATCGCGCTCCGGCAGCAGCTCATCCAAGCGACACACCCAGGCCGAGGCGGCTACTCCCTCCCCTCACCGACGCCTCGATCTTGGGGTCCGGTGCCCTGATCCGGCAGACATGCGTCCTAGGCGAGGCGAAAGCCAAACAACAGAACCAGGGTATATGTTGTCTCTCCCCGCCTCCACTCTTTTTGATTTCACCATACTGATTTGGTTCGTATCTAAGGTTCCAGCCGTAATGGTTGTTGCTGCTGGAGTGCTGCTCCCATCCTCTTGCCGAAGTG TTTCACTCAAGGGGATCAAAAAAGGCAGAGGCATCACTACCAGCTACTACACACAAAAAAATCCGACagaaggaacaccacatgaaaatTCCTACAGAAGGAACACCGTATGCACG ATGATTGGAGAAGTGGCCAAAGAACGCAACTTTTCTAAGGCTTGCTGGCGAAGGAGATTGGAATCATCAGTTTCAG AGATGGTTGGAGAAGTGGCCAAAGAAGGCAACTTTTCTAAGGCTTGCTGGCGAAGGAGATTGGAATCATCAGTTTCAGGCTGTAGCTTTACTCAGGATTTCTCCTTTTCTATATATAG CCCTTCCTTCATGCTACAAAAAGGCCACATGGAAGGTCTTGGATGGTTTTTTTACTTACCTACTGCTATCAGCCTAGAAAGCTTCATTGTCATTTTTCAAAAAAGCCACATGGAAG GTTGCGCTCTCAACCATAActatcgccctgttcgtttgggctggtttggcttataa
- the LOC136534983 gene encoding uncharacterized protein isoform X2: MASAAPAPRTPSCRRSAHPVIPRCLTSLARNLEIATSHRDRAMVQRYPTPRSPPPARRSSLVSITSRSGSSSSKRHTQAEAATPSPHRRLDLGVRCPDPADMRPRRGESQTTEPGYMLSLPASTLFDFTILIWFVSKVPAVMVVAAGVLLPSSCRSVSLKGIKKGRGITTSYYTQKNPTEGTPHENSYRRNTVCTMIGEVAKERNFSKACWRRRLESSVSEMVGEVAKEGNFSKACWRRRLESSVSGCSFTQDFSFSIYSPSFMLQKGHMEGLGWFFYLPTAISLESFIVIFQKSHMEVTTSTTLVLQGAQL, encoded by the exons ATGGCCAGCGCCGCTCCGGCGCCAAGGACGCCGAGCTGTCGTCGGTCTGCCCACCCTGTGATCCCACGATGCCTCACCTCGCTCGCTCGCAACCTTGAAATCGCGACATCACATCGCGACAGGGCAATGGTCCAGCGCTACCCCACGCCCAGGTCTCCGCCGCCAGCTAGGCGCTCGTCGTTGGTCTCCATCACATCGCGCTCCGGCAGCAGCTCATCCAAGCGACACACCCAGGCCGAGGCGGCTACTCCCTCCCCTCACCGACGCCTCGATCTTGGGGTCCGGTGCCCTGATCCGGCAGACATGCGTCCTAGGCGAGGCGAAAGCCAAACAACAGAACCAGGGTATATGTTGTCTCTCCCCGCCTCCACTCTTTTTGATTTCACCATACTGATTTGGTTCGTATCTAAGGTTCCAGCCGTAATGGTTGTTGCTGCTGGAGTGCTGCTCCCATCCTCTTGCCGAAGTG TTTCACTCAAGGGGATCAAAAAAGGCAGAGGCATCACTACCAGCTACTACACACAAAAAAATCCGACagaaggaacaccacatgaaaatTCCTACAGAAGGAACACCGTATGCACG ATGATTGGAGAAGTGGCCAAAGAACGCAACTTTTCTAAGGCTTGCTGGCGAAGGAGATTGGAATCATCAGTTTCAG AGATGGTTGGAGAAGTGGCCAAAGAAGGCAACTTTTCTAAGGCTTGCTGGCGAAGGAGATTGGAATCATCAGTTTCAGGCTGTAGCTTTACTCAGGATTTCTCCTTTTCTATATATAG CCCTTCCTTCATGCTACAAAAAGGCCACATGGAAGGTCTTGGATGGTTTTTTTACTTACCTACTGCTATCAGCCTAGAAAGCTTCATTGTCATTTTTCAAAAAAGCCACATGGAAG TTACCACATCAACCACCCTTGTGCTGCAAGGAGCACAGCTTTGA
- the LOC136534983 gene encoding uncharacterized protein isoform X3, with the protein MVVAAGVLLPSSCRSVSLKGIKKGRGITTSYYTQKNPTEGTPHENSYRRNTVCTMIGEVAKERNFSKACWRRRLESSVSEMVGEVAKEGNFSKACWRRRLESSVSGCSFTQDFSFSIYSPSFMLQKGHMEGLGWFFYLPTAISLESFIVIFQKSHMEGCALNHNYRPVRLGWFGL; encoded by the exons ATGGTTGTTGCTGCTGGAGTGCTGCTCCCATCCTCTTGCCGAAGTG TTTCACTCAAGGGGATCAAAAAAGGCAGAGGCATCACTACCAGCTACTACACACAAAAAAATCCGACagaaggaacaccacatgaaaatTCCTACAGAAGGAACACCGTATGCACG ATGATTGGAGAAGTGGCCAAAGAACGCAACTTTTCTAAGGCTTGCTGGCGAAGGAGATTGGAATCATCAGTTTCAG AGATGGTTGGAGAAGTGGCCAAAGAAGGCAACTTTTCTAAGGCTTGCTGGCGAAGGAGATTGGAATCATCAGTTTCAGGCTGTAGCTTTACTCAGGATTTCTCCTTTTCTATATATAG CCCTTCCTTCATGCTACAAAAAGGCCACATGGAAGGTCTTGGATGGTTTTTTTACTTACCTACTGCTATCAGCCTAGAAAGCTTCATTGTCATTTTTCAAAAAAGCCACATGGAAG GTTGCGCTCTCAACCATAActatcgccctgttcgtttgggctggtttggcttataa
- the LOC136534985 gene encoding uncharacterized protein codes for MGTASTSPDTMEAARPPGLSITVEKNPPEARLLQLGVKSWPKWGCPPGRFPLKFDAALTCYLVKGRVRAAVKGSRECVEFGAGDLVVFPKGLSCTWDVVVGVDKHYNFDPS; via the exons ATGGGGACGGCTTCAACAAGCCCAGACACCATGGAGGCAGCAAGGCCTCCCGGTCTCTCCATCACCGTCGAGAAGAACCCGCCGGAGGCGCGCTTGCTTCAACTCGGCGTCAAGTCCTGGCCCAA ATGGGGCTGTCCGCCGGGGAGGTTCCCGCTCAAGTTCGACGCGGCGCTGACGTGCTACCTCGTGAAGGGCAGGGTGAGGGCCGCCGTGAAGGGCTCCCGCGAGTGCGTGGAGTTCGGCGCCGGCGACCTCGTCGTCTTCCCCAAGGGCCTCAGCTGCACCTGGgacgtcgtcgtcggcgtcgacaAGCACTACAACTTCGATCCCTCCTAA